TATAAACGGAAGCTGGTTTCCCCTGAAGATGCCGTTAAGGCAGTGAAGTCCGGAGACTACGTCGTCTTCGCCCAGCCGGAAACCCTGGCCCTGGGACTGGCGTTGATCAGCCGCGCCGATGAGCTGAAGGGAATAAGGATCATGGGCGGTGGCGGCAGCGACCTTCCTGTGTACGACCCTTCCTGGTATGAAGTCTATCCGGACTCCTTCCAACTGGAAACGTCCTACGTCCTGCCCCTGGTAAGGGCGCTCGTTGCCGAAAGGAAGTCGGATTTCACCGTCAGCGGGCTCTTCGGAGTACCCGATATCACCGAAAAGAAGCCCATGGACGTCTTCATGGTGCAGGTATCACCTCCGGATGAACATGGTTTCTGCAGCTTCGGCGCCTCGCTCTGGATGAAGAGGGAATGGGTAAAAATGGCCAAGGTGGTCATGGCCGAAGCGAATGAGAGGATGATCCGCACCTACGGCGATAACTTCGTCCACGTCTCTGAGATAGATTACATTGTGGAGCACACTCCCTCCGGAAAGGTCCCCGGCGGCACCGACATCCTGGGGAGGAGAACCTCCGGGCCAGGCGAGCTGGAGAAGACCATTGCCGGATACGTTGGCAGCATCATCAAGGATGGCGACTGTCTGGAGATCGGCGTGGGTGGCACTGCCGAATGGGTGGCTCAGCTCGGCGTCCTGGACAACAGGCATGATCTGGGCTGGCATTCGGAGAACACTGTCAGGGGGATCGCCACCCTGGTAATGAACGGCGTCATCAGTGGCAAACACAAGAACATTCATGCGG
This genomic interval from Chloroflexota bacterium contains the following:
- a CDS encoding 4-hydroxybutyrate CoA-transferase, with the protein product MNWKEDYKRKLVSPEDAVKAVKSGDYVVFAQPETLALGLALISRADELKGIRIMGGGGSDLPVYDPSWYEVYPDSFQLETSYVLPLVRALVAERKSDFTVSGLFGVPDITEKKPMDVFMVQVSPPDEHGFCSFGASLWMKREWVKMAKVVMAEANERMIRTYGDNFVHVSEIDYIVEHTPSGKVPGGTDILGRRTSGPGELEKTIAGYVGSIIKDGDCLEIGVGGTAEWVAQLGVLDNRHDLGWHSENTVRGIATLVMNGVISGKHKNIHAGKAVATAVGGGTKEEMDFINDNPLFEVYSSNYILNPLVIASHDNMVAINSAIALDLTGQIAAESVGPVMTSGSGGQLSFAIGAYLSKGGRSVVAIPSTAKDGALSRIVPMLEQGTVVSTPRTLADIVITEYGIAHLKGKTQRERALELISIAHPNFRAELKKQAERLYWP